A single window of Candidatus Planktophila sp. DNA harbors:
- a CDS encoding DUF3093 domain-containing protein, with the protein MHYREVVRMPVWLLALIYFFLLSLVLSIWAALGDRAGLISLIFTSALLLLIALKSAMVIEIDSEELRVGNAHIPFEFLGSAVDLSIADMRKLRTRDADPAAYLGIRFWTPTGVKVLVNDVRDSTPYWVVSSKKGDELAKVLNSFTN; encoded by the coding sequence ATGCACTATAGAGAAGTTGTTCGTATGCCAGTGTGGTTACTGGCGTTAATTTACTTTTTTCTGCTCTCACTTGTTCTCTCGATTTGGGCAGCGCTCGGTGATAGAGCTGGGCTCATCTCACTCATCTTTACAAGCGCGCTTTTACTTCTTATCGCATTAAAAAGTGCAATGGTGATAGAGATTGATTCAGAAGAACTTCGAGTCGGTAATGCCCACATACCTTTTGAATTTTTAGGAAGCGCAGTCGACTTATCGATTGCAGATATGCGAAAACTTCGTACGAGAGATGCTGACCCGGCTGCTTATCTTGGTATCCGATTTTGGACGCCAACTGGTGTAAAAGTTTTGGTTAATGATGTACGAGATTCAACACCATATTGGGTTGTCAGTAGTAAAAAAGGTGATGAATTAGCAAAGGTTTTAAACTCTTTTACTAATTAG
- a CDS encoding PaaI family thioesterase, which translates to MSRIASTGAPEGAQIPERHPKAPPIGSKIPSHFGHCFGCGELHPTGLHLVAYAGDGLDITAKFTITENHQGAPGLAHGGMLSLALDEALGKLMWLLRAPAVTARLETDFLKPVPMGSTLHISAQITGQVNRKVYTKAEGRLNSPDGPLVVRAAALYVIVPMDHFLNNAPKEYLEHISKRPELLAFVDPDFEINP; encoded by the coding sequence ATGAGTCGGATTGCAAGTACAGGGGCCCCAGAGGGTGCCCAGATTCCAGAGCGCCACCCCAAAGCCCCGCCTATTGGCTCAAAAATTCCCTCGCACTTCGGTCACTGTTTTGGTTGTGGAGAACTACACCCAACAGGTCTTCACTTAGTTGCCTATGCAGGCGATGGTTTAGATATAACGGCGAAGTTTACAATTACAGAAAATCATCAAGGCGCACCGGGCTTAGCACATGGTGGCATGTTGTCGCTGGCACTTGATGAAGCACTTGGAAAACTCATGTGGCTACTGCGCGCCCCAGCAGTTACTGCACGTCTTGAGACTGACTTCTTAAAACCGGTACCGATGGGATCTACGCTGCACATCAGCGCCCAGATAACGGGTCAAGTAAATAGAAAGGTATACACAAAGGCTGAAGGCCGACTTAATTCGCCAGATGGTCCTTTGGTAGTTCGCGCCGCTGCACTCTATGTAATTGTTCCGATGGATCACTTTCTCAATAACGCTCCAAAAGAGTATTTAGAACATATCTCCAAGAGGCCAGAGTTATTGGCATTTGTTGACCCTGATTTCGAGATAAATCCTTAA
- the dut gene encoding dUTP diphosphatase, protein MSEVKVLISRLDPTLPFPRYAKSGDAGADLVSAIDFTLAPGQRQLVPTGIAIALPHGFVALVHPRSGLAIKHGVTLVNAPGTIDAGYRGEISCIVINLDPKVEISFKKGDRIAQLVIQRVERAEFIEVTELPESERGSAGFGSTGSV, encoded by the coding sequence ATGAGTGAGGTCAAAGTTCTCATCTCTCGACTTGATCCGACGCTTCCTTTCCCACGCTATGCCAAATCGGGAGATGCCGGTGCAGATTTAGTGTCGGCAATTGATTTCACTCTTGCCCCCGGCCAACGTCAACTAGTTCCGACTGGAATTGCAATCGCACTTCCACATGGATTTGTCGCTCTTGTTCACCCACGTTCAGGTTTGGCGATTAAACATGGGGTCACGTTAGTCAACGCCCCTGGCACCATCGATGCGGGTTATCGTGGAGAGATCTCATGTATTGTGATAAATCTCGATCCAAAAGTGGAGATCTCCTTTAAAAAAGGTGATCGCATCGCTCAGTTAGTTATTCAAAGAGTTGAGCGAGCTGAGTTTATAGAAGTAACCGAACTTCCGGAATCGGAGCGCGGTAGTGCTGGATTTGGATCGACGGGGAGTGTATGA
- a CDS encoding DUF3159 domain-containing protein has protein sequence MSGHNQDRDKVMSALGGKKGLIDSGLPAIVFLIVFNINNELKVALTYAVILSMLLAILRLAKRDTVQHAISGLLGVLICAYFANKSGDASDFYIPKLLTNLAYGSAYLLGNLAGWPILGVVLGPLLGENFLWRNDSARKKAYIRASWIWVAMFFLRVAIQYPIYRSGNVNLLGTVNLAMGYPLFFAAAYLSWLVIKTAPPVHTDGAAKS, from the coding sequence ATGAGCGGACATAATCAAGATCGTGACAAGGTAATGAGCGCCCTTGGCGGCAAGAAAGGTCTTATTGATTCCGGCCTTCCCGCAATAGTTTTTCTTATAGTTTTTAATATTAACAATGAACTCAAAGTGGCGCTTACATATGCAGTCATTCTTTCAATGCTTTTAGCAATTCTGCGTTTAGCAAAGAGAGATACGGTTCAACATGCCATCTCTGGATTACTGGGCGTACTAATATGTGCTTACTTTGCTAACAAAAGCGGTGATGCATCAGATTTCTATATTCCAAAACTTCTGACTAATTTGGCTTATGGCAGCGCATATTTATTAGGTAATCTTGCTGGTTGGCCGATTCTTGGCGTTGTATTAGGTCCATTGCTCGGAGAGAATTTTCTTTGGAGAAACGACTCGGCGCGAAAAAAAGCATACATACGTGCGAGTTGGATTTGGGTTGCGATGTTCTTCCTGCGCGTTGCTATTCAGTATCCGATTTATCGCAGTGGAAACGTTAATTTATTAGGAACTGTTAATCTAGCAATGGGCTATCCGCTCTTTTTTGCAGCAGCCTATTTATCCTGGCTCGTAATCAAAACCGCCCCACCGGTTCACACTGATGGGGCGGCTAAGAGTTAA
- the nrfD gene encoding NrfD/PsrC family molybdoenzyme membrane anchor subunit: MITTADPIQVAIRPFKKASVKFWIAIGVLSAIVLVGIFAWVIQLRLGMGAAGYTDRSFWAIYIADVVAFIGVSYGGAVVSAILLITGVSWRAPLARLSEGMAVVTVLIGAALIVPHLGRPDRLMNMFLQPNFKSPVFWDFVAITTYMLASFVFFLVPLIPDMAILLEEHPNELGKRRTTLYKFFSKGWIGSNKQHKTLHGAITILAILIIPLAVSVHSVLSWAFSLVSRPGWHESIWAPYFVIAALYSGVALVIIVTAAFRRGYHLEEFIHERHFIRLGFLMAALGATYLYLTFADILPGAYLGERGVSQVVFDTIAGKFAISFWLFIIAGGVAPIILVALPQTRNIWGIVIASVLVVIALWLKRLVMVIETAHYDRLTQSFGDYYHFTWIPIAITLAATAAIPLLLMLLFRVFPILAINEIQEAESEEEALHASKSTSMAMKASVGAFILVAAVSAISIVGATPSVAAQDNLSLTAVTSGAKVTLTATVLNGMVPVYDAPVDFYESTKMFKPGTNPIPLGRELTDINGIASLTYTSVVNGPKNVSVTYYADVEGEPAIASTDIDINGAISPYEERAPKVLAGAGQVLVKVLFTLVFIVFVTVIAQIVRLRRVMRLQ, translated from the coding sequence ATGATTACAACTGCCGACCCGATTCAAGTAGCGATTCGACCATTTAAAAAAGCAAGTGTTAAGTTTTGGATTGCGATTGGTGTACTTAGTGCAATTGTACTTGTTGGAATTTTCGCTTGGGTAATTCAATTACGTCTAGGTATGGGAGCAGCTGGTTACACAGATCGTTCTTTTTGGGCGATTTATATTGCCGATGTTGTCGCCTTTATCGGCGTTAGTTATGGTGGGGCCGTTGTTTCGGCAATCCTCTTAATTACTGGAGTCTCCTGGCGTGCCCCGTTAGCTCGATTATCGGAGGGAATGGCCGTGGTTACAGTTTTGATTGGCGCGGCACTGATTGTTCCTCACCTTGGCCGCCCAGATCGTCTAATGAATATGTTTTTGCAACCTAACTTTAAATCGCCAGTTTTTTGGGATTTTGTCGCGATTACGACATACATGCTTGCATCCTTCGTATTCTTCCTCGTTCCACTCATTCCAGACATGGCAATTTTACTTGAAGAACATCCGAATGAGCTCGGTAAGCGTCGAACAACTCTTTATAAATTCTTTTCGAAAGGCTGGATTGGCTCAAACAAACAACATAAAACCTTACATGGGGCAATTACGATTCTCGCAATTTTAATCATTCCTTTAGCCGTTTCTGTGCACTCCGTCCTCTCCTGGGCATTTTCCTTAGTAAGTCGTCCAGGTTGGCATGAGAGTATCTGGGCCCCCTATTTTGTTATCGCCGCACTATATTCGGGAGTGGCTTTAGTCATCATTGTCACTGCGGCTTTCCGACGTGGATATCATTTGGAAGAATTTATTCATGAACGCCATTTCATTCGTCTCGGATTCCTAATGGCCGCACTCGGAGCAACATATCTATATTTAACTTTTGCCGACATTTTGCCAGGTGCTTATCTTGGTGAGAGGGGCGTAAGTCAGGTGGTCTTCGACACAATTGCCGGTAAATTTGCCATTTCCTTTTGGCTCTTTATAATCGCTGGAGGTGTAGCTCCAATTATCCTTGTAGCGCTCCCACAGACTCGAAATATCTGGGGCATAGTCATTGCCTCGGTCCTAGTCGTAATTGCGTTGTGGCTTAAGCGACTAGTTATGGTAATTGAAACCGCGCATTACGATCGTTTAACCCAGTCTTTCGGTGATTACTACCATTTCACATGGATTCCTATAGCAATCACGCTCGCGGCAACTGCAGCAATCCCGCTGTTGCTTATGCTCCTCTTCCGAGTTTTTCCCATTCTTGCAATCAATGAGATCCAAGAAGCCGAGAGCGAAGAGGAAGCTCTTCACGCTTCAAAATCCACATCCATGGCAATGAAAGCCTCAGTTGGCGCTTTCATTCTTGTTGCCGCTGTTAGCGCAATTAGCATCGTTGGCGCAACCCCCTCTGTTGCAGCACAAGACAACCTATCTCTCACTGCCGTAACAAGTGGGGCTAAAGTCACTCTCACCGCCACCGTTCTCAATGGAATGGTTCCTGTGTATGACGCACCGGTTGATTTTTACGAGAGTACTAAAATGTTTAAGCCAGGAACAAATCCGATTCCACTTGGGCGTGAGCTAACTGATATAAATGGCATCGCCAGTCTGACTTACACTTCTGTTGTTAACGGTCCAAAGAATGTATCGGTTACCTACTATGCAGATGTAGAAGGTGAGCCGGCCATCGCTTCCACTGATATTGATATAAACGGGGCAATTTCCCCCTACGAAGAAAGAGCGCCTAAAGTTCTTGCTGGAGCTGGTCAAGTGCTAGTCAAGGTTTTATTCACACTTGTCTTCATAGTTTTCGTGACTGTTATCGCGCAGATTGTAAGACTTCGCCGCGTAATGCGACTTCAATAA
- a CDS encoding 4Fe-4S dicluster domain-containing protein — protein MLNKGVKRGIRKDLGLTPAGDPCVEEADLSRRNMLYGLGALGVASMSGALGLINYSEEAQAVTSNSLEHQWCRVIDLRACTGERKCVSSCQTRHGLPPEQTWMRVLSWQDEVGKEFFMPVPCQMCENPPCLDVCPVSSTFRTPEGIVLVDQETCIGSRACMAACPYEARYFNWSKPAETNRMPAPSPNTPEFPKNQLGTVGKCVLCADRMPYTNELPSCVDACPNGVHYIGDFVTDVAVNGRKTVKLSTFLSENNAVRFKEELGTNPRTYYILGNGQPLGGPEGAVK, from the coding sequence ATGTTAAATAAAGGCGTAAAACGTGGAATTAGAAAAGATTTAGGACTAACTCCCGCAGGCGACCCCTGTGTGGAGGAAGCGGATCTATCACGGCGAAATATGCTCTATGGACTTGGCGCTCTCGGAGTTGCATCTATGAGCGGTGCGCTAGGTTTAATAAATTATTCCGAAGAAGCGCAAGCGGTGACTTCGAATTCTCTAGAACATCAATGGTGTCGAGTCATCGATCTTCGGGCTTGTACGGGTGAGAGGAAGTGTGTCTCAAGCTGTCAAACGCGACATGGACTTCCACCTGAGCAGACATGGATGCGCGTTCTCTCCTGGCAAGATGAGGTCGGGAAAGAATTCTTCATGCCAGTGCCTTGTCAGATGTGCGAAAATCCCCCCTGCTTGGATGTATGTCCTGTCAGCTCTACATTTCGCACACCTGAAGGCATTGTCCTTGTCGATCAGGAAACCTGCATCGGCTCTCGAGCCTGCATGGCGGCATGTCCTTATGAAGCTCGATATTTCAATTGGAGCAAGCCAGCTGAGACAAATCGAATGCCCGCTCCATCACCTAACACACCCGAATTTCCAAAGAATCAATTGGGCACTGTAGGTAAATGTGTGCTTTGTGCTGATCGGATGCCCTATACAAATGAACTGCCTTCCTGTGTTGACGCCTGCCCCAATGGAGTTCATTACATCGGTGACTTCGTAACCGATGTAGCGGTCAATGGCCGTAAAACTGTAAAACTTTCAACGTTCCTAAGTGAGAACAACGCAGTTCGATTTAAGGAAGAACTTGGTACGAATCCACGCACCTACTACATCTTAGGTAACGGACAACCTCTTGGTGGTCCAGAAGGAGCCGTCAAATGA
- a CDS encoding response regulator transcription factor, whose product MNEITSSDKTIRVLVVDDHSIFRAGIIDRLSAIVSQIEVIGEGSNGIEAYELAKKHRPNVILMDISMPGVNGIETTKKITSEFPEIEVIILSVYDDDQYINASLEAGASGYLLKSVEAQELSESIIKVASGGSALSSTIARKVLSRISRGGTEIHGLSEREIHVLKLVAKGSSNKSIARELFLSVRTVEAHLHNIFEALNVSSRTEAVTKAVRNKWIELEQ is encoded by the coding sequence ATGAATGAAATCACCTCGAGCGATAAGACAATTCGCGTTCTTGTAGTTGATGATCACTCCATATTCCGAGCTGGCATCATTGACCGCCTTTCGGCAATAGTCAGTCAAATCGAGGTAATTGGTGAGGGTTCGAATGGCATTGAGGCGTACGAATTGGCAAAAAAACACCGCCCAAACGTTATTCTCATGGATATTTCTATGCCGGGAGTGAATGGCATTGAGACGACTAAAAAAATTACATCTGAATTTCCAGAGATTGAAGTAATTATCCTCTCGGTTTACGATGATGATCAGTACATAAACGCCTCACTTGAAGCTGGAGCTAGTGGATACTTACTGAAATCAGTGGAGGCTCAAGAATTGAGTGAATCAATCATCAAAGTAGCAAGTGGTGGGTCAGCTCTCTCGTCAACTATTGCGCGAAAGGTTCTTTCAAGAATATCTCGAGGTGGTACCGAAATCCATGGTTTGAGCGAGCGCGAAATTCATGTATTGAAATTAGTAGCAAAAGGATCCTCAAATAAGTCAATTGCGCGAGAGTTATTTCTGAGTGTGAGAACAGTTGAAGCACACTTGCACAATATATTTGAAGCGCTGAATGTGTCATCGAGAACTGAGGCGGTGACCAAAGCGGTCAGAAATAAGTGGATTGAACTTGAACAATGA
- a CDS encoding sensor histidine kinase: MVLTIEVTHVYFDDKLLLSDKSELYLLSISIFLIPVVYAALNFGRKGAIPTALWAFVLSIPEIVGHSLIARIGTMTQFAIISVIAIIVANRVDSENEAALAASESNLRLLKAKENLEIYIELATEAQEEERLRLSRELHDETLQSLLDALVEIAAVSKSENLESQKPRLSRIHKTLEDIIVNVRRYCKDLRPSLLDDLGLIDAIDWLAGDLQDRSEIQIAMNIIGGPHRLPPRDELLIFRIVQEALHNVERHSGATYAELLLLFNDRSFTVSIGDNGCGLSPIGPPAETGLGLRGIDERTKLLKGTVTIESQPNRGTKITLEVPYR; encoded by the coding sequence ATGGTACTTACGATTGAGGTTACCCATGTATATTTTGATGATAAACTACTACTCAGTGACAAGTCAGAACTCTATTTGCTGTCAATTTCGATTTTCTTGATTCCAGTTGTTTATGCTGCATTAAACTTTGGTCGAAAAGGTGCAATCCCTACTGCGCTTTGGGCCTTTGTGCTTTCAATTCCAGAGATAGTTGGTCATAGCCTCATTGCCAGAATAGGAACTATGACACAATTTGCAATCATTAGTGTTATTGCAATAATTGTTGCAAATCGTGTCGACAGTGAAAATGAGGCAGCGTTAGCGGCGAGCGAGTCCAACCTTCGTCTCTTGAAAGCTAAAGAAAATCTTGAAATCTATATCGAGCTCGCTACTGAAGCACAAGAAGAGGAACGACTGCGTCTATCGCGTGAACTTCATGATGAAACCCTTCAATCTTTACTTGACGCATTAGTTGAAATTGCTGCCGTGAGTAAGTCAGAAAATTTGGAAAGTCAAAAGCCCCGCTTGTCAAGGATTCACAAAACCCTTGAAGATATAATTGTAAATGTTCGGCGCTATTGCAAAGATTTAAGGCCATCACTTCTAGATGATCTCGGTCTAATAGATGCAATTGATTGGCTGGCCGGCGACCTTCAAGATAGATCAGAGATTCAGATAGCTATGAATATTATTGGCGGACCACATAGATTGCCACCTAGAGATGAACTGCTTATTTTTAGGATTGTTCAAGAGGCGCTGCATAATGTTGAGCGCCACTCTGGCGCAACTTACGCAGAACTCCTGTTACTTTTCAATGATAGAAGTTTCACAGTTTCAATAGGAGACAATGGTTGTGGATTATCACCAATAGGACCACCTGCCGAGACAGGGCTAGGGTTGCGCGGAATTGATGAAAGGACGAAATTGTTAAAGGGGACTGTGACGATTGAAAGCCAGCCAAATAGGGGAACTAAAATTACTCTTGAAGTTCCATATCGCTAA
- a CDS encoding NAD-binding protein, protein MRIAIAGAGNVGRAIARELLDNGHQVLLIDKDPKALKLESVPDAEWLMADACEITSLDKAHLNNCHVLVAATGDDKANLVTSMLGKTEYGVPRVVARINHPKNEWLFDASWGVDVAVSTPRIIAALVEEAVSVGDVVRLFSIKSGQANLVELTLPDGSACIGKTVEEIQLPDDTVLAAIVRDGRVITPKVHDVFAAGDELLFLATAEAEIKIKACFIA, encoded by the coding sequence ATGAGAATTGCTATAGCCGGTGCAGGAAATGTAGGTCGCGCAATTGCCCGTGAATTATTAGATAATGGACATCAAGTCCTTCTCATTGACAAAGACCCAAAAGCGCTCAAACTCGAGAGTGTTCCAGATGCCGAATGGTTGATGGCAGATGCATGCGAGATAACCTCACTCGACAAGGCGCATTTGAATAACTGCCATGTTTTGGTGGCGGCAACTGGTGATGACAAAGCAAATCTAGTTACCTCCATGTTAGGCAAGACTGAATATGGCGTTCCGCGGGTAGTCGCGCGGATCAATCATCCAAAAAATGAGTGGCTCTTTGATGCATCATGGGGCGTAGATGTCGCAGTATCAACTCCGCGAATTATTGCAGCCCTGGTTGAAGAGGCAGTGAGCGTTGGTGATGTTGTTCGATTATTCTCGATTAAAAGCGGCCAAGCAAATCTTGTAGAGCTCACTCTGCCCGATGGTTCGGCCTGTATCGGTAAAACAGTTGAAGAGATTCAACTACCAGATGATACGGTCCTTGCCGCGATTGTTCGCGATGGTCGCGTTATCACACCTAAGGTTCATGATGTATTTGCAGCTGGAGATGAACTTCTCTTTCTCGCCACCGCTGAAGCTGAAATAAAAATTAAAGCCTGTTTTATAGCTTAG
- a CDS encoding TrkA family potassium uptake protein has protein sequence MYMHVVIMGCGRVGSSLAIELEAAGHTVAIIDQLREAFRRLGPDFKGTTVTGIGFDRDVLREAGIEKAEAFAAVSNGDNSNILAARVARENFGVKNVVARIYDPGRAEIYQRVGIPTVATVLWATDQILRRLLPDGSRSEWRDASGKIQLCEMHLHDDWYGRQILLIDKLTSARVAFITREVGMIPDEHTVLQQGDLVHVMVAEEDTARVEAILANSPERKHE, from the coding sequence ATGTATATGCACGTTGTCATCATGGGTTGCGGCCGAGTCGGTTCTTCTCTTGCTATTGAACTCGAGGCAGCTGGCCATACCGTGGCCATCATCGATCAATTGCGTGAGGCATTTAGACGACTTGGTCCAGATTTTAAAGGGACTACTGTCACTGGAATCGGATTCGACCGAGATGTATTGCGAGAAGCGGGAATTGAAAAGGCTGAAGCATTTGCAGCCGTTAGCAATGGTGATAACTCCAATATTTTGGCCGCACGAGTAGCCCGCGAAAATTTTGGTGTAAAAAATGTAGTTGCCAGAATTTACGACCCAGGACGTGCAGAGATTTATCAGCGCGTTGGTATTCCCACCGTTGCAACTGTTTTGTGGGCAACCGATCAAATTCTTCGCCGCTTGCTTCCTGATGGTTCGCGTTCAGAGTGGCGTGATGCAAGTGGGAAGATTCAGCTGTGTGAAATGCATCTTCACGACGATTGGTATGGACGACAAATTCTCCTCATTGACAAACTCACCTCCGCAAGAGTCGCATTTATTACACGAGAAGTTGGAATGATCCCCGATGAACATACAGTTTTGCAGCAAGGCGACTTAGTTCATGTCATGGTTGCCGAAGAGGATACGGCTCGAGTTGAAGCTATTCTCGCTAACTCGCCAGAAAGAAAACACGAATGA
- a CDS encoding TRAM domain-containing protein, with amino-acid sequence MSSTNATRLAAGDVLEVLIEKVAHGGHFIARHGGVVIFVRHAIPGERVRITITSAGTSFNRGDVIEVLEASSDRVIAPCSFAHRNGCGGCDFQHISLTRQRQLKADVITEQFSRIASMDVAVNVEEVAEPLHWRTRLIATTNQEGKLGFFAARSHTVIPVDDCLIAVKSMNIHELAARRWKPDVRVEVSASSNQERTIALSLKNGEGKARLTEGSQIVHEEVMGKTLEVSQNSFWQSHINAPTLLTDVVLEFAQLVEGDHVLDLYGGVGLFTSSIVERVGSSGSIDLLEGSKSATADAMRNFAGNQNVKILLGDVAKLLPRVSHADVIVLDPPREGAGKIVVAEMSRLRPRAIVYVSCDPASLARDSAYLEARGYSLSTLRAFDLYPMTHHVECVALYRPV; translated from the coding sequence ATGTCATCAACTAATGCAACTCGCTTGGCTGCAGGAGATGTCCTTGAGGTTCTGATAGAAAAGGTGGCCCATGGTGGTCATTTCATCGCAAGGCATGGTGGGGTAGTAATTTTTGTTCGCCATGCAATTCCAGGTGAGAGAGTGCGGATAACCATAACGTCTGCAGGTACATCATTTAATCGAGGCGATGTTATAGAGGTTTTAGAGGCTTCTTCTGACCGGGTTATAGCCCCGTGCTCCTTTGCTCATCGCAATGGCTGTGGTGGTTGCGATTTTCAACACATAAGCCTGACCCGTCAACGACAACTCAAGGCCGATGTAATAACTGAACAGTTTTCACGTATCGCCTCAATGGATGTAGCTGTCAACGTTGAAGAAGTCGCAGAGCCATTGCACTGGCGCACACGTTTAATTGCGACTACGAATCAAGAGGGTAAGCTCGGATTTTTTGCCGCCAGAAGCCACACCGTTATTCCAGTAGATGACTGCCTCATTGCCGTTAAAAGTATGAATATTCATGAGCTTGCCGCGCGTAGATGGAAGCCCGACGTTCGGGTTGAGGTCAGTGCATCATCAAATCAAGAACGCACGATTGCGCTATCACTAAAAAACGGTGAAGGGAAGGCAAGATTGACTGAAGGTAGTCAGATCGTGCATGAAGAAGTCATGGGTAAAACATTAGAGGTGAGTCAGAATTCTTTTTGGCAAAGCCACATTAACGCCCCTACGCTTCTGACCGATGTAGTTCTTGAATTTGCGCAATTAGTTGAAGGCGATCATGTCCTAGACCTTTATGGTGGCGTTGGTCTCTTTACATCTTCAATTGTAGAGCGCGTTGGATCCAGCGGAAGCATCGATTTACTTGAGGGAAGTAAAAGCGCAACGGCCGATGCTATGCGAAATTTTGCAGGAAACCAGAATGTAAAAATACTCTTAGGTGATGTAGCGAAACTTTTGCCTCGTGTGTCACATGCCGATGTGATTGTCCTGGATCCACCACGTGAAGGTGCCGGTAAGATTGTGGTTGCAGAAATGTCGCGATTGCGGCCTAGAGCTATCGTTTATGTTTCGTGCGATCCAGCCTCACTTGCACGCGATTCTGCTTACTTGGAAGCACGTGGCTATTCACTAAGCACATTGAGGGCTTTTGATCTCTATCCAATGACGCATCATGTTGAGTGTGTTGCGCTGTACCGACCAGTTTGA